Proteins encoded in a region of the Bradyrhizobium sp. CB3481 genome:
- the meaB gene encoding methylmalonyl Co-A mutase-associated GTPase MeaB, whose amino-acid sequence MTLPKTASLDIKKLAKDLRAGQRATLARAITLIESRRGDHQAAARDLVQALLSDTGKAFRVGITGSPGVGKSTTIDALGMFLIERGHKVAVLAVDPSSARTGGSILGDKTRMARLANSDAAFIRPSPSSGTLGGVAAKTREAMLLCEAAGFDVVLVETVGIGQSETAVSDMTDFFLALMLPGAGDELQGIKKGLVELADMIAINKADGDNIKRANMAAAEYRSALHILSPRSQHWHPPVVTYSALTGAGMDALWQKVVDHRTAMNASGEFAGRRREQQVKWMWSMLEQRMMARLRSDATIRAKVKKTEAEVAEGRITPALAAEQIAEWLK is encoded by the coding sequence ATGACCCTGCCGAAGACCGCCTCCCTCGATATCAAGAAGCTCGCCAAGGACCTCCGCGCCGGCCAGCGCGCGACGCTGGCGCGGGCGATCACCCTGATCGAGAGCAGGCGCGGCGATCACCAGGCCGCCGCCCGCGACCTGGTGCAGGCGCTATTGTCCGACACGGGCAAGGCATTCCGCGTCGGAATCACCGGCTCGCCGGGCGTCGGCAAATCCACCACCATCGACGCGCTCGGCATGTTCCTGATCGAGCGCGGCCACAAGGTCGCGGTGCTGGCGGTGGACCCCTCTTCGGCCCGCACCGGCGGCTCGATCCTCGGCGACAAGACGCGGATGGCGCGGCTGGCGAATTCGGACGCCGCCTTCATCCGGCCTTCGCCCTCGTCGGGTACGCTCGGCGGCGTCGCCGCGAAAACCCGCGAGGCGATGCTGCTGTGCGAGGCGGCCGGCTTCGATGTGGTGCTGGTGGAAACCGTCGGCATCGGCCAGTCCGAAACCGCTGTTAGCGACATGACCGATTTCTTCCTGGCCCTGATGTTGCCCGGCGCCGGCGACGAATTGCAGGGCATCAAGAAGGGCCTGGTCGAACTCGCCGATATGATCGCGATCAACAAGGCCGACGGTGACAACATCAAGCGCGCCAACATGGCGGCGGCCGAATATCGCTCGGCGCTGCATATCCTGAGCCCCCGCTCGCAGCACTGGCATCCGCCGGTCGTGACCTACTCGGCGCTGACGGGCGCGGGCATGGACGCGCTGTGGCAGAAGGTCGTCGATCACCGCACCGCCATGAATGCTTCGGGCGAATTCGCAGGGAGACGGCGTGAGCAGCAGGTGAAATGGATGTGGTCGATGCTGGAGCAGCGCATGATGGCGCGGCTGCGATCCGATGCAACGATCCGCGCCAAGGTGAAGAAGACCGAGGCCGAGGTCGCCGAGGGCCGCATCACGCCGGCACTCGCCGCTGAACAGATCGCGGAGTGGCTCAAGTGA
- a CDS encoding tripartite tricarboxylate transporter permease codes for MLKTLLDAFALISTWEVIVSMLAASVYGLVIGSLPGLSATMATALLVPVTFYLSPIAAIATIVAASSMAIFSGDIPGALLRIPGTPASAAYADEAYAMTRKGEAELALGAGVWFSAVGGIAGTLSLMILAPPLAEIALSFSTFEYFWLALLGLMCATLVARSSPVKAIAGMFIGLLVSCIGIENPGGVPRFTFGITDLFGGIEPIPALVGVFAVAQVMRAMLTPEPPPIPRRKFGSIMAGQWRLTRKYHWQMTRGNIIGIIIGVLPGAGADMAAWVSYAMSKRFSKEPEKFGTGHVEGLVEAGASNNASIASGWVPSLLFGIPGDTIAAIAIGVLYMKGLNPGPTLFTEKASSMYAIYLMFIIANIIMIPFGIVMIRLASHVLRAPRSTVMPVIMLCCAVGSFAIGNNMFGVVTVATFGVIGYVMEENGYPVAAMVLGIVMGTMIEQAFVTSLIKSDGSVLPFFERPIAAILAAMAIGALIWPVLVWVWRKLRREPVPAASPGE; via the coding sequence ATGCTGAAAACCCTGCTTGATGCGTTCGCGCTGATCTCCACCTGGGAAGTCATCGTCTCGATGCTGGCGGCATCGGTCTATGGCCTTGTCATCGGCTCCTTGCCCGGGCTGTCGGCGACCATGGCGACCGCGCTGCTGGTCCCCGTCACGTTTTATCTCTCGCCGATCGCCGCCATCGCCACCATCGTGGCGGCCTCCTCGATGGCAATCTTTTCCGGCGATATCCCCGGCGCGCTGCTGCGCATTCCCGGCACGCCCGCATCCGCAGCCTATGCGGATGAAGCCTATGCCATGACTCGCAAGGGCGAGGCCGAGCTTGCGCTCGGCGCCGGCGTCTGGTTTTCCGCGGTCGGCGGCATCGCGGGCACGCTGTCACTGATGATCCTGGCGCCGCCGCTCGCCGAGATCGCGCTGTCGTTCTCGACCTTCGAATATTTCTGGCTGGCACTGCTCGGCCTGATGTGCGCGACGCTGGTCGCACGCTCCTCGCCCGTGAAGGCGATCGCCGGCATGTTCATCGGCCTGCTGGTCTCCTGCATCGGCATCGAAAACCCCGGCGGCGTCCCCCGTTTCACCTTCGGCATCACCGACCTGTTCGGCGGCATCGAGCCGATCCCGGCGCTGGTCGGCGTGTTTGCCGTGGCGCAAGTGATGCGCGCGATGCTCACCCCGGAACCGCCGCCGATTCCGCGGCGCAAGTTCGGAAGCATCATGGCCGGCCAGTGGCGGCTCACCAGAAAATATCACTGGCAGATGACGCGCGGGAACATCATCGGCATCATCATCGGCGTGCTGCCGGGCGCTGGCGCCGACATGGCCGCCTGGGTCAGCTACGCCATGTCCAAGCGTTTTTCGAAAGAACCCGAGAAGTTTGGCACCGGCCATGTTGAAGGCTTGGTGGAAGCCGGTGCCAGCAACAATGCCAGCATCGCCTCAGGCTGGGTGCCCTCGCTGCTATTCGGTATCCCCGGCGACACCATCGCGGCGATCGCGATCGGCGTGCTCTACATGAAGGGGCTGAACCCCGGCCCGACGCTGTTCACCGAAAAAGCGTCGAGCATGTATGCGATCTATCTGATGTTCATCATCGCCAACATCATCATGATCCCGTTCGGCATCGTGATGATCCGCCTCGCCAGCCATGTGCTGCGCGCGCCGCGCTCCACCGTGATGCCCGTTATCATGCTGTGCTGCGCGGTCGGCTCGTTCGCCATCGGCAACAACATGTTCGGCGTCGTGACCGTCGCGACCTTCGGGGTGATCGGCTATGTCATGGAGGAGAACGGCTATCCGGTCGCCGCCATGGTGCTCGGCATCGTGATGGGCACCATGATCGAGCAGGCCTTCGTCACCTCGCTGATCAAGTCCGACGGCAGCGTGCTGCCGTTCTTCGAGCGGCCGATCGCCGCCATTCTCGCCGCCATGGCGATCGGCGCGCTGATCTGGCCGGTGCTGGTCTGGGTGTGGCGGAAGCTCAGGCGCGAGCCCGTTCCCGCCGCATCGCCCGGCGAATGA
- a CDS encoding tripartite tricarboxylate transporter TctB family protein, with translation MRLPDRVTGLFLVGLGAAAAYGGWQLPPVPGQPVGPNVFPLVIGTGLALCGLAIAFGIGHSFEEEEELIPVEGGQPPPTGRFYGLRALLPPALLLFYVAVADRLGFIITAALIVFVTSTALGARWKLSLPLAVLAPIGIHLIFSKLLRVPLPAGLLPMPW, from the coding sequence ATGCGTCTTCCCGATCGCGTCACGGGGTTGTTTCTCGTTGGCCTCGGCGCAGCCGCCGCCTATGGCGGCTGGCAATTGCCACCGGTGCCAGGCCAGCCGGTCGGGCCGAACGTCTTTCCCCTCGTGATCGGAACGGGCCTTGCGCTGTGCGGGCTCGCGATCGCATTCGGGATTGGCCACAGTTTCGAAGAAGAGGAAGAGCTCATTCCGGTCGAGGGCGGCCAGCCGCCGCCGACCGGAAGATTTTACGGCCTGCGCGCCCTGCTCCCTCCTGCGTTGCTACTGTTCTACGTCGCCGTGGCCGACCGGCTTGGCTTCATCATCACCGCAGCGCTGATCGTGTTCGTAACGTCGACCGCGCTCGGCGCCCGCTGGAAGCTATCGCTGCCGCTCGCCGTGCTGGCGCCGATCGGCATCCACCTGATTTTTTCAAAATTGCTGCGCGTGCCGCTGCCGGCCGGGCTGCTGCCGATGCCCTGGTGA
- a CDS encoding tripartite tricarboxylate transporter substrate binding protein gives MSKKITRRAFAASSAAAAAVAGLGLRPASAQAYPARPVTVIVPWGAGGGTDATARIVAALLEKDLGQPFNVVNRTGGSGVVGHSAIATAPADGYTIGMLTVEISMMHWQGLTELAPKSYTPLALMNEDPPGIQVSSTSPYKTVKELADAIKAAPAGKMKASGTGQGGIWHLALVGWLQAMGLAPNHVAWVPSNGAAPAMQDLAAGGLDLTTCSVPEARAIIEAGKARSLALMASKRNPAFPDVPTLKEAMGIDYSTGAWRGIAGPKGIPADVATKLTAALKKVYESKEFKEFMSNRGFGTVWGDATEFAAFMDKGDAQMGVAMKAAGLSKA, from the coding sequence ATGTCCAAAAAGATCACGCGCCGCGCCTTTGCGGCTTCATCCGCTGCTGCCGCAGCCGTCGCAGGTCTTGGCCTCAGGCCGGCATCAGCGCAGGCCTACCCGGCGCGGCCGGTGACCGTGATCGTGCCCTGGGGCGCCGGCGGCGGCACGGATGCGACCGCGCGCATCGTGGCAGCCCTTCTGGAAAAAGATCTCGGCCAACCCTTCAACGTCGTCAACCGGACCGGTGGCTCCGGCGTGGTCGGCCATTCCGCCATCGCGACCGCGCCGGCCGACGGTTACACCATCGGCATGCTGACGGTGGAAATCTCGATGATGCACTGGCAGGGGCTCACCGAGCTCGCGCCCAAGAGCTACACGCCGCTGGCGCTGATGAACGAGGATCCGCCCGGCATCCAGGTCAGCTCCACCTCACCCTACAAGACCGTGAAGGAACTGGCCGACGCCATCAAGGCCGCGCCTGCGGGCAAGATGAAGGCATCCGGCACCGGCCAGGGCGGCATCTGGCATCTGGCGCTGGTCGGCTGGCTGCAGGCGATGGGACTGGCGCCGAACCACGTGGCCTGGGTGCCCTCGAACGGCGCCGCGCCGGCGATGCAGGATCTCGCGGCCGGCGGCCTCGACCTCACCACCTGCTCGGTGCCGGAAGCGCGCGCCATCATCGAGGCCGGCAAGGCACGCAGCCTGGCGCTGATGGCCTCCAAGCGCAATCCGGCCTTCCCCGACGTGCCGACGCTGAAGGAGGCGATGGGCATCGATTACTCGACCGGCGCCTGGCGCGGCATTGCCGGCCCCAAGGGCATTCCGGCTGACGTTGCGACCAAGCTGACCGCGGCGCTGAAGAAGGTCTACGAGTCCAAGGAGTTCAAGGAGTTCATGAGCAACCGCGGGTTCGGAACGGTCTGGGGCGATGCCACCGAATTCGCTGCCTTCATGGACAAGGGCGACGCCCAGATGGGCGTGGCGATGAAGGCCGCCGGTCTCTCCAAGGCCTGA
- a CDS encoding SRPBCC family protein, whose translation MTTAYYSTVLNHPLETVWSLIRDFNNYPAYIEGVSESMIEDDKGSDEVGAIRRFCYLGNWVRQRLAGHSDQAHSLTYAGIDPFPFPSESQSAVPAPTRYEGTMHLLPIVEGDRTFIEWSVKLDTTPQDEDRWRALFQSWIPDWTHSLERALDRKAA comes from the coding sequence ATGACGACAGCCTATTACAGCACCGTGCTGAACCATCCCCTGGAAACCGTGTGGTCCCTGATCCGCGATTTCAACAACTACCCGGCCTATATCGAGGGCGTCAGCGAAAGCATGATCGAGGACGACAAGGGCAGCGACGAAGTCGGCGCGATCAGGCGCTTCTGCTATCTCGGCAACTGGGTCCGGCAACGTCTCGCCGGCCATTCCGATCAGGCGCATTCGCTGACCTATGCGGGTATCGATCCGTTTCCATTTCCATCCGAATCGCAGTCCGCCGTTCCGGCGCCGACGCGCTATGAGGGGACGATGCACCTGCTGCCGATCGTCGAGGGCGACCGAACCTTCATCGAATGGTCGGTGAAGCTCGACACCACGCCGCAGGACGAGGATCGCTGGCGCGCCCTGTTTCAGTCCTGGATTCCGGACTGGACCCATTCGCTGGAAAGAGCGCTGGACCGCAAGGCTGCTTGA
- a CDS encoding DUF3298 and DUF4163 domain-containing protein, which produces MNRYVQLRMLVGFATAVVAYHAVGPAFADDPKPDFSIKTKWVEAAVFLDGTVKADPALAANCLSEGKAWAQKNRADADKERKQDPELFRNPWSYERKYLTRSVVDGRYVSIIRADYEYTGGAHPNSSSDTILWDKSAGKRISIRPFFTETADNGPAMKAMRQEVIASLKAEKKKRGAEDLDASAIEAIEPKLLKIGPVSLAPSTEQGKSSGLTFHYSPYAVGSYAEGEYIAFVPWEKLKPYLTAEGVRIFGGARPKDDEDRQ; this is translated from the coding sequence ATGAACCGGTACGTTCAGTTGCGCATGCTCGTGGGCTTCGCGACGGCTGTTGTTGCTTATCATGCAGTTGGTCCTGCGTTCGCCGACGATCCCAAGCCAGACTTTTCCATCAAGACCAAATGGGTCGAGGCGGCAGTCTTTCTCGACGGGACCGTCAAAGCCGATCCGGCCCTGGCGGCGAACTGCCTGAGCGAGGGCAAGGCATGGGCCCAGAAGAACCGTGCCGATGCCGACAAGGAGCGCAAGCAGGACCCGGAGCTGTTCCGCAACCCGTGGTCATACGAACGGAAATACCTGACGCGCTCGGTGGTCGACGGCCGCTATGTCAGCATCATCAGGGCCGATTACGAATATACGGGCGGCGCGCATCCCAACTCTTCGTCCGATACGATCCTGTGGGACAAATCGGCGGGCAAGCGCATCAGCATCCGTCCGTTCTTCACCGAAACCGCCGATAACGGCCCGGCGATGAAGGCGATGCGGCAAGAGGTCATTGCTTCGCTTAAAGCTGAAAAGAAGAAACGCGGCGCGGAAGACCTTGATGCCAGCGCCATCGAGGCGATCGAACCAAAACTGCTCAAGATCGGGCCGGTCTCGCTGGCGCCGTCGACCGAGCAAGGCAAGAGCTCCGGCCTGACCTTTCACTATTCGCCTTACGCGGTCGGCTCCTATGCCGAAGGCGAGTACATCGCCTTCGTGCCGTGGGAAAAATTGAAGCCGTATCTGACGGCGGAAGGCGTCAGGATTTTCGGCGGCGCGCGTCCCAAGGACGATGAAGACCGGCAATGA
- the scpA gene encoding methylmalonyl-CoA mutase, with the protein MSRIPDFADIAFEAVAPAPPVGSAEPWLTPEGIPVKPFYSEADLEGIDFLETWPGVAPYLRGPYPTMYVNQPWTIRQYAGFSTAEDSNAFYRRNLAAGQKGLSVAFDLATHRGYDSDHPRVSGDVGMAGVAIDSIYDMRTLFAGIPLDQMSVSMTMNGAVLPILALFVAAAEEQGVPPEKLSGTIQNDILKEFMVRNTYIYPPAPSMRIISDIFAYTSQKMPKYNSISISGYHMQEAGATQDLELAYTLADGVEYLRAGLAAGLDVDRFAPRLSFFWAIGMNFFMEVAKMRAARLLWAKLLKPFNPRDPRSLSLRTHCQTSGWSLTAQDVFNNVMRTTIEAMAATQGHTQSLHTNALDEALALPTDFSARIARNTQLFLQQESGTNRIIDPWGGSYYVERLTRDLAQKAWGHIQEVEALGGMAKAIEAGVPKLRIEEASAKTQARIDAGKQAVIGVNKYKPVSEAPIDVLKVDNSNVRRLQIDKLKRLRTERDQKELDQALAALTRSAGEGNGNLLALAIDAARAKATVGEISDAMEKVFGRHRAEIKSITGVYKREASAMSNRVEKVQELIDAFETAEGRRPRILVAKIGQDGHDRGQKVIASAFADVGFDVDIGPLFATADEAARQAVENDVHILGVSSLAAAHLTAVPELKAALKKHGREDIMIIIGGVVPPQDYDALYKAGAEAIFPPGTVISDAAEELIRKLNARLGHSSEAAE; encoded by the coding sequence ATGAGCCGCATACCTGACTTCGCAGATATCGCCTTTGAAGCCGTAGCGCCCGCTCCGCCCGTCGGCAGCGCCGAGCCGTGGCTGACGCCGGAGGGCATCCCGGTCAAGCCTTTTTACAGCGAGGCCGATCTCGAGGGCATCGATTTCCTGGAGACCTGGCCCGGCGTCGCGCCCTATCTGCGCGGCCCCTACCCGACCATGTATGTCAACCAGCCTTGGACCATCAGGCAGTATGCCGGCTTCTCCACGGCGGAAGATTCCAACGCGTTCTACCGCCGCAACCTCGCGGCCGGGCAAAAGGGCCTGTCGGTCGCGTTCGACCTCGCCACCCACCGCGGCTACGACTCGGATCATCCGCGCGTCTCTGGCGACGTCGGTATGGCGGGCGTGGCCATCGATTCCATCTATGACATGCGCACGCTGTTTGCGGGCATTCCGCTCGACCAGATGAGCGTGTCGATGACCATGAACGGCGCGGTGCTGCCGATCCTTGCGCTGTTCGTCGCCGCCGCCGAGGAACAGGGCGTTCCGCCGGAGAAGCTGTCGGGCACCATTCAGAACGACATTCTGAAAGAGTTCATGGTGCGCAACACCTACATCTATCCGCCCGCCCCCTCGATGCGGATCATCTCCGACATTTTTGCGTACACCTCGCAAAAAATGCCGAAGTACAACTCCATTTCCATTTCCGGCTATCACATGCAGGAAGCTGGCGCGACACAGGATCTCGAACTCGCCTATACGCTCGCCGACGGTGTCGAATATCTGCGCGCCGGCCTTGCGGCCGGCCTCGATGTCGACCGCTTCGCGCCACGGCTGTCGTTCTTCTGGGCGATCGGTATGAACTTCTTCATGGAAGTCGCCAAGATGCGCGCCGCCCGGCTGCTGTGGGCCAAGCTGCTCAAGCCGTTCAACCCCAGGGATCCGCGCTCGCTGTCGCTGCGCACGCATTGCCAGACTTCCGGCTGGTCGCTGACCGCGCAGGATGTCTTCAACAACGTGATGCGCACCACCATCGAGGCGATGGCGGCGACGCAAGGCCATACGCAATCATTGCACACCAACGCGCTCGACGAGGCCTTAGCGCTGCCGACGGATTTCTCGGCCCGCATCGCGCGCAACACACAATTGTTCCTGCAGCAGGAAAGCGGCACCAACCGCATCATCGATCCCTGGGGCGGCTCCTATTACGTCGAACGCCTGACCCGCGATCTCGCGCAGAAGGCCTGGGGCCATATCCAGGAGGTCGAGGCGCTCGGCGGCATGGCCAAGGCGATCGAGGCCGGCGTGCCAAAATTGCGCATCGAGGAAGCCTCCGCCAAGACCCAGGCCCGGATCGACGCCGGCAAGCAGGCCGTGATCGGCGTCAACAAGTACAAGCCGGTCAGCGAAGCACCGATCGACGTGCTTAAGGTAGATAATTCCAACGTGCGCCGGCTGCAGATCGACAAGCTGAAGCGGCTGCGTACCGAGCGCGACCAGAAGGAACTCGACCAGGCGCTCGCCGCGCTGACGCGCAGCGCCGGCGAAGGTAACGGCAACCTGCTGGCGCTCGCGATCGATGCGGCGCGCGCCAAGGCAACCGTCGGCGAAATTTCGGACGCGATGGAAAAAGTGTTCGGCCGTCACCGCGCCGAGATCAAATCCATCACCGGCGTCTACAAGCGGGAGGCGTCCGCCATGTCCAACCGGGTCGAAAAGGTGCAGGAGCTGATCGATGCGTTCGAGACTGCGGAAGGGCGCCGCCCCCGCATCCTCGTTGCCAAGATCGGCCAGGACGGCCACGACCGTGGCCAAAAGGTGATCGCGTCCGCGTTTGCCGATGTCGGCTTCGACGTCGATATCGGGCCGCTGTTCGCCACCGCCGACGAGGCGGCGCGGCAGGCGGTGGAGAACGACGTCCATATCCTCGGCGTCTCGTCGCTGGCCGCCGCCCACCTCACCGCCGTGCCGGAATTAAAAGCCGCGCTGAAGAAGCACGGCCGCGAGGACATCATGATCATCATCGGCGGCGTGGTGCCGCCGCAGGACTATGACGCCCTCTACAAGGCCGGCGCGGAAGCGATCTTCCCGCCGGGCACCGTGATATCAGATGCCGCTGAAGAGCTGATCCGCAAGCTCAACGCCCGGCTCGGCCACAGCAGCGAGGCGGCGGAGTAG
- a CDS encoding GFA family protein has product MTENNHKAVLTGGCQCGAVRFAMSKAPTKVSICHCRMCQKASGAPFASLADIEHEHFTWTRGKPASFQSSSIAERDFCSSCGTPLSYRLIGGPRIEIMTGTFDRPDRVVPTRQYGSESRLGWVVGIANLPSQTTMQNYGPEKMATITSHQHPDHD; this is encoded by the coding sequence ATGACGGAAAACAACCATAAGGCGGTTTTGACCGGTGGCTGCCAATGCGGCGCCGTCCGCTTCGCGATGTCGAAAGCGCCGACCAAGGTCAGCATCTGCCATTGCCGGATGTGCCAGAAGGCCTCGGGCGCGCCCTTTGCCTCGCTTGCCGACATCGAGCACGAGCATTTCACCTGGACCCGCGGCAAGCCGGCATCGTTCCAGTCCTCCTCCATTGCCGAGCGCGATTTCTGCTCCTCCTGCGGCACGCCGCTGAGCTACCGGCTGATCGGCGGCCCCCGGATCGAGATCATGACCGGCACCTTCGACCGCCCCGACCGGGTGGTGCCGACGCGGCAATATGGCTCCGAATCCCGCCTCGGCTGGGTGGTCGGCATCGCCAATTTGCCGAGCCAGACCACGATGCAGAATTACGGGCCGGAAAAGATGGCGACGATCACCAGCCACCAGCATCCGGATCATGATTAG